In Nakaseomyces glabratus chromosome I, complete sequence, the sequence TTCAAAGAGATACCATCTGATCTTGTCTTATTCCTGTATCCGAATGGGTTACTCTGGGACACTCTAAGATGCAGAGAGTAACGAACAATGATAGCATAATTTGTTCCTTATCAGAGTCTCGAGGTCGAAGGTGCAAACAGACCTTATTTCTTTGCGGGAAGTCGGTCAATCGTATTTCGTGCTGTTTACACGATGCGATAATAGAAGGCTTATCCCACAGTAATTGGcaagaatattatttattactttAGATATATTGTGTATCATGGTCTATAACATATTTGTTAAAATTCTAGTGTCAATGAAGGGGAAGATAGAGGCATCATTTCTACCGTCAGAATATTCAAGTTCATTTAAATGAGACTCTTGTTCTTCCAGTGCCGATTCAGAAACTTGAAAGTCTTTTGTCAGCACTATATTAAACCGTGTTCCCTGTGTAGTTATTAAGTAAAAAAGTGGTGTTTCCATAGATTCTTGTATTTGACCTACCTTTTTGGGTGATGAGATGGTTTCCACAGTTGCTGGTAAATTGAATGTATGGTAACCAAGGAGTTCTTCAGTATCctggaaaaaaatgattAGTTTACGGTTATTATAGACAACAGCAAAAAAGGAATAATCCCCAATAACAGCAACCTCGAATTTGTCAATGACATCACCTTCATGGATAATACTAGAAATTGGTATTACGTCCTTGCTGGTCATAGGTATGATCCGCAACCTCAAATCATCTGGTTGACTATTtggtttcttcttgtcaTCTAATAAAATGCTGTATTCCAGGATACCTCTAAATTTGTCAAGAAGTGTAATTCTGCTAATTGACGCCTTCctgtttctttctttgtacCCGTTGTTAGATATACCATGGTAAATATTTACGGCACCTAAAACCAAGCTACCGCCTACTTCATTTGATACTTTTTGGACAGTAAAtctgttttcttttacAAGATAATCTAGTTCATAGAGAGCCACGGTATCACCTGCTACCATAAAAGTTCTGTAGTAAAAATTTTCGACTATACTAGCGTTTGAATTTGTCGGGACCATAGTCTCCAGCTTTATCTTTTTCAGATCTTCATCAACCgaaaaaataagaagattatcggtattgttattttgaaGATTATCTTCTAGATTAGTTGGAGAAAGTAGAACTGCAAAGCAGTGCGAAACAGcgtatttttttgcatagCTAGTTTCACCTTTTAGTTcaggaagaagaatattatCTTCCTTATAAAATAAGGGCgacattgatgaaatattACGGTTTTCACGATTAATTGTGGTGGTATATTCATCAACTATTGTCCCATTGATTATGTCGATCAACGCTACAATATTATCAGGATCCTTCTCGTCATTCCCAAGTTTTTCAACATGACCAACAACATATCTATATGAAAATGGTAAGAATGATATAGCAACCAGCTTATAATCGAGTCGAACACGATTTTTAATCTGTTTAGGAGATAAGTCTAACAAATCTCTATCcattttaataaataagCCGCTTTCACTTACAGCATAAATATTGTCATCACCAAACCCAACCAGGGTCGCTAATGTTACAGGTAGGAACAGGCTTTTCAAAGTATACGATTTTAACTTTATGTCATAATTCAAAATGGCAATATATTCCGAAGAGTAGATTAGCCATTCATTTACTTTGCTTGACTTCGCGAATCTTAAATTTGGTAAACAAAAATGGTATTTGCTAATTAATGTATCGCTATCTGCTCTGACGATATGTAGAACTCCCTCTGGATCCAATAATAAAAGATCAGTAGACTCCGAACAAGTATTAAAATCGAAATGAGTCACTCTCGAAACATCGATCTGCAGTTTGGTATGCGACTTTAACTCTGTATTCAAAAAACACAGGACATGCTTATCTATAATGGCATAGGTGAGAACAACATTGTTTCCTATGACTGTTGTGTTTATTTTGACATTTTTTAATGTGGGGTTGGTGATTTTATCACGCAAATTAAACTGACTATCTGAGAAGGACCAATTCAAATATCCATCAAATGAAACAAAGCAATACTCGGTTGAATTTTTTAGTCGAAAGAATGTAATATCGTTGATGTTATTTTTAATCTCAATTTTAGCACCATTtacaataaaatcaaaaggaGCATCTTCTTTTTGTAAAGTTTGGTCACTGTAGATATTGTCACAATTATCTTTCCAAATAAGAGCTTCACCATCGAAATATGACAACCTTGGTGTACCGGGGAGTTTATTGATTAAATGCCAGCACTTTTCGatattcttttcctttCCATTTGAGGGAGGTTGTGGAACAGGAAGTC encodes:
- the MLO127 gene encoding Mlo127p (CAGL0I01650g~Ortholog(s) have mitochondrion localization) — translated: MEQETVTAIVLRERLCQSPDALGYVELEDGSVVVVRCEWIDHYGISESVVLRSRVRCSGYIVAFCEYKSGKSGGRYLLLLNSAGTLFVRELSQDPDSGQLQDGYTLQYSIDIPITATFCNLRIDNELCHIYFNATDLDVYLLKFYDKKQGIEIHEGITTDGDSTRSPIYSSFGKIKTLKLCRFYEEERDVSRMELSLITYKRGRWIFETCSRQSNKLDSRWSCTRCLQLPQTLHLLPFSSPNNEYVFAYIPSFGYYILSLDDIFVIPFVNGFLCDIGGVLVQDLTYFEGLRRQIDITETTTSITTDLVASEDTSRLNFWFLTDKDELIVVKINIIQTDALDSVTHMNRFQFEVVGIDQPTNSDISRDQISLKKIWQWQRVLGRQYSISINDQKLPTQRKRNNEGPNMIYDYKLSQVPIEILTGCDYQSNSYYLEVEYNGLPVPQPPSNGKEKNIEKCWHLINKLPGTPRLSYFDGEALIWKDNCDNIYSDQTLQKEDAPFDFIVNGAKIEIKNNINDITFFRLKNSTEYCFVSFDGYLNWSFSDSQFNLRDKITNPTLKNVKINTTVIGNNVVLTYAIIDKHVLCFLNTELKSHTKLQIDVSRVTHFDFNTCSESTDLLLLDPEGVLHIVRADSDTLISKYHFCLPNLRFAKSSKVNEWLIYSSEYIAILNYDIKLKSYTLKSLFLPVTLATLVGFGDDNIYAVSESGLFIKMDRDLLDLSPKQIKNRVRLDYKLVAISFLPFSYRYVVGHVEKLGNDEKDPDNIVALIDIINGTIVDEYTTTINRENRNISSMSPLFYKEDNILLPELKGETSYAKKYAVSHCFAVLLSPTNLEDNLQNNNTDNLLIFSVDEDLKKIKLETMVPTNSNASIVENFYYRTFMVAGDTVALYELDYLVKENRFTVQKVSNEVGGSLVLGAVNIYHGISNNGYKERNRKASISRITLLDKFRGILEYSILLDDKKKPNSQPDDLRLRIIPMTSKDVIPISSIIHEGDVIDKFEVAVIGDYSFFAVVYNNRKLIIFFQDTEELLGYHTFNLPATVETISSPKKVGQIQESMETPLFYLITTQGTRFNIVLTKDFQVSESALEEQESHLNELEYSDGRNDASIFPFIDTRILTNML